The Drosophila mauritiana strain mau12 chromosome 2R, ASM438214v1, whole genome shotgun sequence genome has a segment encoding these proteins:
- the LOC117135521 gene encoding putative 1-phosphatidylinositol 3-phosphate 5-kinase produces MTSNNQNNSSSHQHLHSPSKLTEFARNFEDKPESLFGRVVNKIQNVYNQSYNTVNDISSGSSSSSSTQPVQVVGKSQFFSDSQTPTAEIADVESSSQSSVRPQPPTTLSIRSNSETRGTSTSSNTAAEDSETSDRVETLPLPTSEANQGRTVSNVLKHISNIVATKNNNDLRNYKDTELQRFWMPDSKAKECYDCSQKFSTFRRKHHCRLCGQIFCSKCCNQVVPGMIIRCDGDLKVCNYCSKIVLTFLKSSSSEMGQDMQELQQHLSNKLEVQESGSSLAKHPQMQRAPLPRKTSVGYQEERFSSHPTYTTLSIDDRKNILQQSNSLITLHEEMQRDLPAQNCGQRLIEFLNSNNKSANEVQAVAILNAMLAAGFLEPIVPDPEQMDFDPSLHYKFSKSSSSNTSRTMSPQFEANAHAEPQPPKSMDQSAEEKEKELENELENDRCYTTTTSKLLASYCEHEEQLLAQMLRAHNLDQEWDKVLQMLCSTAANHFKPEHCSNDLMDIRNYVNFKKVPGGRRKDSKIVHGVAFSKNVAHKDMATHVPFPRILLLQCPIVYERIEGKFVTIETVLLQEKEYLRNVCARIMSFKPNVVLVHKNVAGIAQDLLRSYEVTLVLDVKLSVMERLSRTLQCDIVSSIESNITMPKLGYCNDFYIRNYNGKTLMFFEKLTNPRGYTCLLRGGSNAELTRVKRVASALLFARYNWRLEMSFLLNEFAQPLTPKPSIFDSKETSPKTETEAELRAKRPIILERKSEDKITTIVSENVSDFTDPLRASQAEALSTSPCAPPVVEALAVEPRYDNRFRTALSSTLLSVSPFLTFPLPYLETEQGRKCKLRKLFPAELYFSKQWSRTGLERPDSMGDSEAGKSEPGNKENQMQLLPAHDFVLMKITAPASSRDIQSKLAEFRSFGGRLPKGKAPMLRPKKKNADVIQRPQKVSEEQLYKDALDPQNHQRLPVLFCSFHYNPKGVSSFCKLPMLLDMKFYGQYDIMLEQFLQRYCCLFNSMCPSCNLPMLGHVRRYVHSLGCVHVYLTEDLSRSDPTRIYFTSWCSICNATTPTIPLSDAAKCLSLAKYLEMRFHGHAYKRRPPSAEGTEQGGTACEHSLHRDYVHHFSFRGVGAKFQYTPVEVWETDLPSLTVQLDLPQPFKSPQVQEEIKNFSVKGHEVYNRIHERIADLATEEENSPLVQHLKTMLTHDQFIFKQKIEIVHTLLTDNRATAYDTSDALAMARRALAESIELWGPRLQEIEKLTAKQAHHIDSGTICTEELRPEQMQSVDSSKVSTSSLPKESDPLECPSEDTETGASNSQTVLDKNFSIDQMLASTVNVYSDKKSIRKILTQLLPSGNQVNPLQSPFPAQDHLTLPLGSIPIHVRETDLSSVIAYSLTSMDYQKAIDEAEANSNASSASAAHSSPQLKRKIPLAESISDAEDSPSLSRTSSNTSAAPNASVPSPPTAASESEEKSKERTKQPPSPHVTLGFQDHSCQFQCKIYFAREFDAMRSKSLKPPKLDKSLYRRLEKSKMREELRISQSRTGSEMELVRKPSDVGGPRTTDEDSNQEEDARIALARSLCKSVQWEARGGKSGSRFCKTLDDRFVLKEMNSKDMTIFEQFAPKYFEYIDRCQQQQQPTLLAKIFGVFRVSVKKKDSYVERSVMVMENLFYGCNIENKFDLKGSERNRLVDPSNQQGEIVLLDENLVQMSWSKPLYVLSHSKTVLRDAIQRDSSFLERNLVMDYSLLVGLDKKNGVLVLGIIDYIRTFTLDKRMESIIKGSGILGGKGKDPTVVNPERYKQRFIDAMDRYFLTVPDRWEGLSKV; encoded by the exons ATGACTAGCAACAACCAAAACAATAGCTCAAGCCACCAGCACCTGCACTCGCCCTCCAAACTAACCGAATTCGCCCGCAATTTCGAAGACAAGCCGGAATCGCTCTTTGGCCGAGTGGTAAACAAGATCCAGAATGTGTACAACCAAAGCTACAATACCGTCAACGATATTTCGAgcgggagcagcagcagttccTCCACGCAGCCAGTGCAAGTGGTGGGCAAATCACAGTTCTTCAGTGACTCCCAGACTCCCACCGCTGAGATTGCCGATGTGGAAAGCTCTAGCCAGAGCTCAGTTCGCCCCCAGCCACCCACCACGCTTAGTATAAGGAGCAATAGTGAGACCCGTGGCACGAGCACCTCCAGCAACACCGCTGCAGAGGACTCCGAAACCAGCGACCGCGTCGAAACGCTGCCGCTGCCAACCAGCGAAGCGAATCAGGGGCGCACCGTATCTAACGTCCTCAAGCACATAAGCAATATTGTGGCCACAAAAAACAATAAC GATTTGCGAAACTACAAGGACACGGAGCTGCAGCGTTTCTGGATGCCCGATTCCAAGGCCAAGGAATGCTACGATTGCTCTCAAAAGTTCTCCACCTTCCGGAGGAAGCACCACTGTCGATTGTGTGGCCAAATATTCTGCTCAAAATGCTGCAACCAAGTGGTGCCTGGCATGATCATTCGCTGCGATGGCGACCTCAAAGTGTGCAACTACTGCTCCAAGATTGTGCTCACATTCCTGAAGTCCTCAAGCTCTGAGATGGGGCAGGATATGCAGGAACTTCAGCAGCACTTAAGTAACAAATTGGAAGTGCAAGAAAGTGGCAGCTCACTTGCGAAACATCCCCAGATGCAAAGGGCACCCCTCCCGCGTAAGACATCGGTAGGCTATCAAGAGGAGCGATTCAGTTCGCACCCAACTTACACAACCCTTTCCATCGACGATCGCAAGAATATCCTGCAGCAGTCAAATTCATTAATTACCCTGCACGAGGAAATGCAGCGGGACCTGCCTGCCCAAAATTGTGGTCAGCGTCTGATTGAGTTTCTcaatagtaataataaatCAGCAAACGAGGTGCAGGCGGTGGCCATACTGAATGCTATGCTAGCCGCTGGTTTCCTTGAGCCAATCGTACCCGATCCCGAACAAATGGATTTCGATCCTTCGCTACACTATAAGTTCTCCAAAAGCAGCAGTTCGAATACCTCCCGGACGATGAGCCCGCAGTTTGAGGCGAATGCCCATGCGGAACCACAACCTCCAAAGTCAATGGATCAATCAGCAGAAGAAAAGGAGAAGGAGCTAGAAAATGAACTGGAAAACGATCGGTGCTATACCACAACAACTTCTAAGCTTCTTGCCTCCTACTGCGAACACGAAGAGCAGCTGCTGGCACAGATGTTGCGCGCACATAATTTGGACCAGGAATGGGACAAGGTGCTCCAGATGCTGTGTTCTACGGCAGCGAATCACTTCAAACCAGAGCATTGTAGTAACGATCTCATGGACATTCGTAACTATgtgaattttaaaaaagtgcCGGGTGGTAGACGCAAGGACTCAAAGATTGTTCATGGAGTGGCTTTCTCTAAAAATGTGGCTCATAAAGACATGGCCACGCATGTCCCCTTTCCTCGCatattgctgctgcagtgTCCCATTGTGTACGAGCGTATTGAGGGCAAGTTTGTGACCATTGAGACCGTGCTGCTCCAGGAAAAGGAATACCTTCGAAACGTTTGCGCCCGCATTATGAGCTTTAAGCCTAATGTGGTGCTTGTCCACAAGAATGTGGCGGGCATTGCTCAGGATCTTTTGAGATCCTATGAAGTTACTCTGGTTTTGGATGTAAAGCTTTCGGTAATGGAGCGTCTGTCACGCACCCTGCAGTGCGACATTGTCAGTTCAATTGAGTCGAATATAACCATGCCCAAACTGGGCTATTGCAATGATTTTTACATACGCAACTATAATGGCAAAACGTTGATGTTCTTTGAGAAGCTGACCAATCCCCGGGGATACACCTGTCTCCTCAGAGGAGGGAGCAATGCTGAACTGACGAGGGTCAAGCGGGTGGCATCCGCTCTGCTCTTTGCGCGCTACAACTGGCGCTTGGAAATGTCGTTCCTGCTTAACGAGTTCGCGCAGCCACTTACTCCAAAACCGTCGATATTCGACTCCAAAGAAACAAGCCCCAAAACGGAAACGGAGGCAGAACTTCGAGCTAAGCGACCAATTATTTTAGAGCGCAAGTCCGAGGATAAGATCACCACCATCGTCAGCGAGAATGTGTCAGATTTCACGGATCCATTGCGTGCATCACAAGCCGAAGCCCTGTCGACTTCGCCTTGTGCTCCTCCAGTAGTTGAGGCGCTGGCCGTGGAACCGCGTTACGATAACAGATTCCGCACGGCACTTAGTTCCACGCTGCTCTCTGTGAGTCCCTTCTTGACATTTCCCCTACCTTATTTGGAAACGGAGCAGGGAAGGAAATGCAAGCTGCGTAAGCTGTTTCCCGCAGAGCTATACTTTTCCAAACAATGGTCCCGGACCGGCTTGGAGAGGCCAGATAGCATGGGAGACAGCGAAGCAGGAAAATCTGAGCCAGGAAACAAAGAGAACCAGATGCAGCTACTTCCAGCCCATGACTTTGTGCTGATGAAGATCACAGCACCCGCTAGCAGTCGCGATATTCAGTCGAAACTTGCTGAGTTCCGCTCCTTTGGCGGTCGCTTACCCAAGGGCAAAGCTCCTA TGCTACGACCGAAGAAAAAGAACGCCGATGTTATCCAGCGACCGCAGAAGGTCAGTGAGGAGCAACTGTACAAGGATGCCCTCGATCCGCAGAACCATCAACGTCTGCCGGTGCTCTTCTGCAGCTTCCATTACAATCCCAAGGGCGTTTCGTCGTTCTGCAAGCTGCCCATGCTGCTGGACATGAAGTTCTACGGGCAATATGACATCATGCTGGAGCAGTTCCTCCAACGTTACTGCTGTCTTTTTAACTCTATGTGCCCGTCGTGCAATCTGCCGATGCTGGGTCATGTCCGTCGATATGTACACTCGTTGGGTTGCGTACATGTCTACCTGACCGAAGACCTAAGCCGTTCCGACCCCACCCGTATATACTTTACCTCCTGGTGCAGCATATGCAATGCCACTACACCCACTATTCCGCTATCCGATGCCGCAAAGTGCCTTTCCCTCGCCAAGTACCTTGAGATGCGCTTCCATGGCCACGCCTACAAGAGACGACCTCCTTCTGCGGAAGGAACAGAACAGGGCGGCACTGCATGTGAGCACTCATTGCATCGTGATTATGTGCACCACTTCAGTTTCCGCGGTGTTGGCGCCAAATTCCAATATACGCCGGTTGAGGTTTGGGAGACGGATCTTCCTTCGTTGACTGTGCAACTGGATCTGCCGCAACCATTTAAAAGTCCCCAAGTCCAGGAGGAGATTAAAAACTTCTCGGTAAAGGGTCACGAGGTTTACAACAGGATTCACGAGCGTATAGCGGACCTCGCTACCGAGGAAGAGAACTCGCCACTGGTGCAGCATCTAAAAACCATGCTCACGCATGACCAGTTTATCTTTAAGCAGAAGATTGAGATCGTGCACACACTGCTCACGGATAATAGGGCTACTGCCTACGACACTAGCGATGCTTTGGCCATGGCAAGAAGAGCTCTGGCAGAGAGCATTGAGCTGTGGGGACCGCGGCTGCAGGAGATCGAGAAGCTGACCGCCAAGCAGGCGCATCACATCGACTCGGGAACCATCTGCACGGAGGAACTAAGGCCGGAACAGATGCAGTCCGTAGATTCTTCTAAAGTTAGCACCTCTAGTTTGCCAAAGGAGAGTGATCCCCTGGAGTGCCCAAGCGAGGATACTGAAACTGGTGCATCAAACAGTCAGACTGTTTTGGACAAGAATTTCTCTATTGACCAGATGTTGGCCTCTACCGTTAACGTTTACTCGGATAAAAAGTCTATAAGGAAGATTCTTACCCAGCTTCTGCCATCCGGTAATCAGGTTAATCCTTTGCAGTCGCCTTTTCCGGCACAAGATCATCTGACGCTTCCATTGGGCAGTATTCCCATTCACGTAAGAGAAACCGATCTCAGTTCAGTGATTGCATACAGTTTGACCTCGATGGATTATCAAAAGGCAATAGACGAGGCGGAGGCCAACTCCAATGCATCCTCAGCGTCTGCTGCCCATTCAAGTCCGCAGTTAAAGCGAAAAATTCCATTAGCGGAAAGCATTAGCGACGCCGAAGACAGTCCGAGCCTTTCGCGTACTTCGAGCAACACCAGTGCCGCTCCCAATGCATCGGTTCCTTCTCCACCTACCGCGGCCTCCGAGTCGGAGGAAAAAAGCAAGGAACGAACAAAGCAGCCACCGAGTCCTCATGTCACACTGGGATTCCAAGACCACAGCTGCCAGTTCCAGTGTAAGATCTATTTCGCCCGCGAGTTTGATGCAATGCGGTCGAAGAGCTTGAAGCCTCCCAAGCTAGACAAATCGCTGTACCGCCGGCTGGAGAAGAGCAAGATGCGGGAGGAGCTGAGAATCTCACAGAGTCGCACCGGGTCCGAAATGGAGCTGGTGCGCAAACCCAGCGACGTTGGAGGCCCTCGAACCACTGACGAGGATTCCAATCAGGAGGAGGACGCTAGGATAGCATTGGCGCGAAGCCTTTGCAAAAGTGTCCAATGGGAGGCGAGGGGCGGTAAATCGGGATCCCGGTTTTGCAAGACACTTG ACGATCGTTTTGTGCTCAAAGAGATGAACTCAAAGGACATGACCATCTTTGAGCAATTTGCTCCGAAATACTTTGAGTACATCGACAggtgccagcagcagcaacagcccaCATTGCTGGCCAAGATCTTTGGTGTCTTCAGAGTCAGCGTAAAGAAAAAGGA TTCTTACGTGGAGCGTTCTGTGATGGTCATGGAGAATCTGTTCTACGGCTGCAATATTGAAAACAAATTTGATCTTAAGGGCTCAGAGAGGAATCGCTTGGTGGATCCCAGCAATCAGCAAGGTGAAATTGTCTTGTTGGATGAGAATCTGGTTCAGA TGTCCTGGTCAAAGCCTTTATATGTGCTGTCCCACAGCAAAACTGTCCTGAGGGATGCCATCCAGCGAGATTCGTCCTTCCTGGAAAGAAACCTCGTCATGGACTATTCACTTCTGGTGGGCTTGGACAAGAAAAATGGCGTCTTGGTACTGGGCATCATAG ATTACATTCGAACCTTCACGCTGGATAAAAGAATGGAATCTATCATAAAAGGATCGGGCATCCTTGGAGGCAAGGGAAAGGATCCTACCGTGGTCAATCCGGAGCGCTACAAGCAGCGATTCATCGATGCCATGGATCGCTATTTCCTCACAGTTCCGGATCGTTGGGAGGGCCTATCCAAGGTCTAA
- the LOC117135523 gene encoding anaphase-promoting complex subunit 13, whose translation MDSQAPIDDLLLDIVDNAWRMEVLPFDQILVPREKLPDPEADGGDSHLTVSEQEQKWTDLALGSLAPDAALIDQLNITSI comes from the exons ATGGACAGCCAG GCACCGATCGATGATCTACTGCTGGACATTGTAGACAATGCTTGGCGTATGGAAGTTCTACCGTTCGACCAGATTCTAGTGCCACGCGAAAAGCTACCCGATCCAGAGGCGGACGGCGGTGATTCACACCTAACGGTCAGCGAGCAG GAGCAAAAGTGGACTGATCTGGCGTTGGGATCGCTGGCACCGGACGCAGCCCTCATCGATCAACTGAACATCACCTCTATCTAA
- the LOC117135889 gene encoding cap-specific mRNA (nucleoside-2'-O-)-methyltransferase 2 gives MSFRSSPQGRPHPMADYKSIRPSELEQLFEKKFHYQKPKGNTSWQLPPPDQALFSEFYQFEALQGLREQLNAVKSKLNDYGVQEWSAHTNRRDPSGEVSWRLKNDTKAEFVTVAWCKLFECLHRYPLVTKPAVHSMHLCEAPGAFIASLNHYLHSKYEKNEIKWRWRSTTLNPYYEGNALNQMISDDRFIFHTLDNWLFHKDLTGNLLDVANIDHLVERCELEFQGQVDLVTADGSIDCAAQPDCQEEIVVRLFFAEVLSALRILSSGGNFLVKMFTLFEACSVSLLYTLNCIFEEVHIFKPATSKRGNSEVYVICLNYNKDHPGLHPLLEEIKSKLAQPNDTLVMPLFARSQIPQDFLMQHEIACRLYMKLQTDAIEGSIYAYESNDRHYLRHLHHLRSLVSNTYYSLYKVKPLEDTLCIVDKEATSKALGFHVPVYGGSYTERESLKHGDLLKQIYCLRREFNQLEKCLNNRTSYSYVKSRAAPLNLQVSRGAPVQSLQSSMFASEPILILRLRILDTFDLDPVWQSAPKCQLGSKTLSYLPPTENEAFHTAQQRFFIDLLEAVKELKSDSIVFHKFLFLTHYAASLLLFLIESVYQDCSFNSNLAQTLTLSKLKDTANSALEQVLELIKDERAGAIHSLLDIKELQKNQFSKALIQHNHSMLMTCFRNMLGEESFPMPVVAPTSTSDVGSVQESAAVF, from the exons ATGAGCTTTCGTTCGTCTCCGCAGGGACGGCCACACCCAATG GCGGACTATAAGTCCATCCGGCCCTCCGAATTGGAGCAGCTCTTCGAAAAGAAGTTCCACTATCAGAAGCCGAAAGGAAACACATCGTGGCAGTTGCCGCCACCGGATCAGGCTCTCTTCAGTGAGTTCTACCAGTTCGAGGCGCTGCAGGGACTGCGCGAGCAGCTGAATGCGGTTAAAAGCAAACTTAATGACTATGGAGTACAGGAATGGAGTGCTCACACCAACAGGCGGGACCCTTCTGGCGAGGTGTCCTGGCGCCTGAAGAACGACACGAAGGCCGAGTTTGTAACTGTGGCCTGGTGCAAGTTGTTCGAGTGCCTGCATCGTTATCCATTGGTCACGAAGCCGGCGGTCCACAGTATGCATCTCTGCGAGGCACCCGGTGCCTTCATTGCATCTCTGAACCACTACCTTCATagcaaatatgaaaagaaTGAG ATTAAATGGCGCTGGCGCTCAACTACATTGAATCCCTACTATGAAGGCAATGCCCTAAACCAGATGATCAGCGATGACAGGTTCATCTTCCACACGCTGGACAACTGGCTGTTCCACAAAGATCTCACTGGAAATCTACTAGATGTGGCCAACATTGACCACCTGGTGGAACGTTGTGAGTTGGAGTTCCAGGGACAGGTGGATCTTGTCACTGCCGATGGTTCCATCGATTGTGCCGCACAGCCTGATTGCCAGGAAGAGATAGTGGTTCGCCTGTTCTTTGCTGAAGTACTCAGTGCCTTGAGAATTCTCTCAAGTGGCGGTAACTTCCTGGTGAAGATGTTTACCCTCTTCGAGGCTTGCAGTGTATCTCTACTTTACACACTCAACTGCATTTTTGAGGAGGTGCACATCTTTAAGCCGGCTACTTCCAAGCGGGGAAATTCGGAAGTGTATGTAATCTGCCTGAACTACAACAAGGACCATCCCGGCTTGCATCCTTTGCTAGAGGAGATAAAGAGCAAGCTTGCTCAGCCAAATGACACATTGGTGATGCCATTGTTTGCCAGGTCCCAGATCCCCCAGGACTTTCTCATGCAGCACGAGATTGCCTGCCGTCTGTATATGAAGCTTCAAACGGATGCCATCGAGGGAAGTATCTATGCCTACGAGTCCAATGATCGTCATTATCTGAGACATCTTCATCACCTGCGCAGCCTTGTCTCCAACACCTACTACAGTCTATACAAAGTGAAGCCCTTGGAAGATACCCTGTGCATCGTTGACAAGGAGGCCACAAGTAAGGCTCTGGGATTCCATGTGCCTGTCTATGGCGGATCCTACACAGAAAGGGAGTCCTTGAAACACGGTGACCTTCTCAAGCAGATTTACTGCTTGCGCCGGGAATTTAACCAACTGGAGAAGTGTCTTAACAATAGAACATCATATTCATACGTTAAAAGCAGAGCAGCACCCTTGAATCTTCAAGTTTCCCGAGGAGCTCCTGTTCAGAGCCTGCAAAGCAGCATGTTTGCCTCGGAACCAATACTCATTCTGCGCCTTCGCATCCTTGACACATTTGATCTCGACCCTGTCTGGCAGTCTGCTCCAAAGTGCCAATTGGGCAGCAAGACACTGAGCTACCTGCCACCAACAGAAAACGAGGCCTTCCACACGGCCCAGCAGCGCTTTTTCATTGATCTCCTGGAAGCAGTAAAGGAACTGAAGTCCGACAGCATTGTCTTTCACAAGTTCCTGTTTCTCACCCACTATGCGGCATCGCTGCTCCTATTTCTCATAGAGAGCGTTTATCAGGACTGTAGTTTTAATAGCAATCTAGCGCAAACTCTCACGTTGAGTAAGCTTAAAGATACGGCTAACAGTGCGTTGGAACAGGTGCTGGAACTCATTAAGGACGAGCGGGCGGGGGCCATTCACAGCCTGCTGGACATTAAGGAGCTTCAGAAGAACCAGTTCAGCAAGGCCCTCATTCAGCACAACCACAGCATGCTGATGACCTGCTTCCGTAACATGTTGGGCGAGGAATCATTTCCCATGCCCGTGGTGGCTCCAACATCCACCTCAGATGTCGGCTCAGTCCAAGAGTCGGCAGCTGTATTTTAA
- the LOC117135890 gene encoding ubiquitin-conjugating enzyme E2 L3, producing the protein MTAPRRLRKELGDLQGNALKAFRDIKADDDNLLRWTGLIVPDNPPYNKGAFRIEINFPAEYPFKPPKINFKTRIYHPNIDEKGQVCLPIISTENWKPATRTDQVVQALVDLINEPEPEHPLRAELAEEFLKDRKKFVKNAEDYTKKHSEKRPAD; encoded by the coding sequence ATGACTGCGCCGCGACGCCTGCGAAAAGAATTGGGCGATTTGCAGGGCAACGCACTGAAGGCCTTCCGGGACATTAAGGCGGACGATGACAACCTGCTGCGCTGGACGGGATTGATTGTGCCGGACAATCCGCCGTACAACAAGGGCGCCTTCCGCATCGAGATCAACTTCCCGGCGGAGTATCCCTTCAAGCCGCCCAAGATTAACTTCAAGACACGCATCTACCATCCGAACATCGATGAGAAGGGCCAGGTGTGCTTGCCCATTATCAGTACGGAGAACTGGAAACCGGCCACACGCACCGACCAGGTCGTCCAGGCACTGGTGGACTTAATCAACGAGCCTGAGCCGGAGCATCCACTGCGGGCGGAGTTGGCCGAGGAGTTTCTTAAGGACCGCAAAAAATTCGTGAAAAACGCCGAGGACTACACCAAGAAGCACAGCGAAAAACGTCCGGCCGACTAG
- the LOC117135888 gene encoding ribosome biogenesis protein BOP1 homolog, whose protein sequence is MTKKLALKRRGKDSEPTNEVVASSEASENEEEEEDLLQAVKDPGEDSTDDEGIDQEYHSDSSEELQFESDEEGNYLGRKQSSSAEEDEESSDEEDNEEEGSTDEEEVEDEAKVSKSKQSDDKPSGSGAASKKALTAELPKRDSSKPEYQDSDTSDEEDIRNTVGNIPMHWYDEYKHIGYDWDAKKIIKPPQGDQIDEFLRKIEDPDFWRTVKDPLTGQDVRLTDEDIALIKRIVSGRIPNKDHEEYEPWIEWFTSEVEKMPIKNVPDHKRSFLPSVSEKKRVSRMVHALKMGWMKTTEEVEREKQAKRGPKFYMLWETDTTREHMRRIHDPVSAPKRDLPGHAESYNPPPEYLFDAKETKEWLKLKDEPHKRKLHFMPQKFKSLREVPAYSRYLRERFLRCLDLYLCPRAKRVKLNIDAEYLIPKLPSPRDLQPFPTVESMVYRGHTDLVRSVSVEPKGEYLVSGSDDKTVKIWEIATGRCIRTIETDEVVRCVAWCPNPKLSIIAVATGNRLLLVNPKVGDKVLVQKTDDLLAEAPSQDVIESERIKTAVQWSNAEADEQEKGVRVVITHFKPIRQVTWHGRGDYLATVMPEGANRSALIHQLSKRRSQIPFSKSKGLIQFVLFHPVKPCFFVATQHNIRIYDLVKQELVKKLLTNSKWISGMSIHPKGDNLLVSTYDKKMLWFDLDLSTKPYQTMRLHRNAVRSVAFHRRYPLFASGSDDQAVIVSHGMVYNDLLQNPLIVPLKKLQTHEKRDEFGVLDVNWHPVQPWVFSTGADSTIRLYT, encoded by the exons ATGACCAAAAAACTAGCTCTGAAACGAAGAGGAAAGGATTCGGAACCCACAAATGAAGTGGTGGCCAGTTCCGAGGCTTCCGAaaacgaggaggaggaggag GACCTTCTGCAAGCTGTAAAAGATCCCGGCGAAGATTCAACAGATGACGAGGGCATAGACCAGGAATACCACTCGGATTCCAGTGAGGAACTGCAATTCGAGAGCGACGAGGAGGGCAACTACTTGGGCAGAAAGCAATCTTCATCAGCTGAGGAAGATGAAGAAAGTAGCGATGAAGAGGATAATGAAGAGGAGGGAAGCACTGATGAAGAGGAAGTGGAAGATGAGGCGAAGGTTTCCAAGTCTAAGCAATCAGACGATAAGCCCAGCGGAAGCGGTGCCGCGTCTAAAAAAGCCCTCACAGCAGAGCTCCCGAAACGGGATAGCTCGAAGCCTGAGTATCAGGATTCAGATACCTCCGACGAGGAGGACATAAGAAATACTGTAGGCAACATACCCATGCACTGGTACGACGAATACAAGCACATCGGTTACGACTGGGATGCCAAGAAGATTATTAAACCACCACAAGGAGATCAAATCGATGAGTTCCTGCGTAAGATCGAGGACCCAGACTTTTGGCGTACCGTCAAGGATCCACTTACCGGTCAGGATGTGCGCCTAACAGACGAGGACATTGCTCTGATCAAGCGCATCGTTTCGGGTCGCATCCCCAACAAGGATCACGAAGAGTACGAGCCCTGGATCGAATGGTTCACATCGGAGGTGGAAAAGATGCCCATCAAGAACGTTCCCGACCACAAACGTTCTTTCCTGCCCTCAGTTTCCGAGAAAAAGCGCGTCTCTCGCATGGTGCACGCCCTCAAAATGGGCTGGATGAAGACCACTGAGGAAGTGGAACGCGAGAAGCAGGCCAAGCGCGGTCCCAAGTTCTATATGCTGTGGGAAACGGACACCACTCGGGAACACATGCGCCGCATCCACGATCCAGTTTCTGCGCCCAAACGCGACCTTCCCGGTCATGCGGAGTCCTACAATCCTCCGCCAGAGTACCTTTTCGATGCCAAGGAGACCAAGGAGTGGCTTAAACTAAAGGATGAGCCACACAAGCGCAAGCTGCACTTCATGCCACAGAAGTTCAAGTCGCTGAGGGAGGTGCCCGCCTACTCAAGATACCTTCGGGAGCGTTTCCTTCGATGCCTGGATCTTTACCTGTGTCCCCGTGCAAAGCGTGTCAAGCTCAACATCGATGCCGAGTACCTTATCCCCAAGTTGCCCTCGCCGCGTGACCTGCAACCCTTCCCCACGGTGGAGAGTATGGTTTACCGTGGCCACACCGATCTGGTGCGGTCTGTTAGTGTGGAGCCCAAGGGAGAGTACCTCGTCTCCGGTTCGGATGATAAAACCGTCAAGA TTTGGGAAATTGCAACAGGTCGTTGCATTCGCACAATCGAGACCGACGAAGTGGTACGCTGTGTGGCTTGGTGTCCGAATCCCAAGCTGTCTATTATTGCGGTGGCCACTGGCAATCGCTTGTTGCTCGTCAATCCTAAAGTGGGCGACAAGGTGCTGGTGCAGAAGACCGACGATCTTTTGGCTGAGGCGCCCAGTCAGGATGTCATTGAAAGTGAACGCATCAAGACGGCGGTGCAATGGTCCAATGCGGAAGCTGATGAGCAGGAGAAGGGCGTCCGCGTAGTGATTACCCACTTCAAACCCATCCGACAGGTCACCTGGCACGGTCGTGGTGACTACTTGGCCACAGTGATGCCCGAAGGTGCTAACCGCTCGGCTTTAATTCATCAGTTGTCCAAGCGGCGCTCACAGATTCCATTCTCCAAGAGCAAGGGTCTCATCCAATTCGTGCTCTTCCATCCGGTGAAGCCCTGCTTCTTTGTGGCG ACGCAACACAACATTCGCATTTATGATCTGGTCAAACAAGAGCTTGTCAAGAAGCTGCTGACCAACTCCAAATGGATATCGGGCATGTCTATTCATCCCAAGGGCGACAATCTGCTGGTGTCCACCTATGACAAAAAGATGCTGTGGTTCGATTTGGATCTGTCCACAAAGCCCTACCAGACCATGCGACTTCATCGCAATGCAGTTCGCAGTGTTGCTTTCCATCGTCGCTATCCGCTCTTTGCTTCTGGCAGCGATGACCAGGCTGTGATCGTCTCCCACGGCATGGTCTATAA TGACCTGCTGCAAAACCCTTTGATTGTGCCTCTCAAGAAGCTGCAAACACACGAGAAACGCGATGAGTTTGGCGTGCTGGATGTTAACTGGCATCCGGTGCAGCCATGGGTCTTCTCCACGGGCGCGGACAGTACCATCCGACTATACACGTAA